CCCCAGGAGGAGGAACCCGGCAGCCGCCCGCCGGCGCAGGCGCTGCCGGCGGGCGGCCAGGGCCGACGCCAGGGCGGGCCCGCAGGCCGCCACGGCGGCCGACAGGGCGCCGCCGAAGTTGCTGCCCAGCCGAGGGCTGGCGAGGACGGCGGCGACGGCCCCCAGGGTCAGCGGAACCCCCAGCGCCGCGGGCAGCCGCCACCAGGTGGCGAATTTCTTCGGGGCCGCCTGCCACGCCGCCGCGGCGCCTGCCGGCGGGCGGCCTGCCCTGCCGGCGGGCGGTTGGCCGGGCATGGGCGGCCGGGCCGGTTGCCACCCGGACCGTCGGCGGTGACGGGGTGCCGCCGCGGCCGCCCGCCGGCGCATCTCCGCCCAGGCGGCAGCGGCCACCGCCGCCGAGCCGATCAGCACCCCCATGTACTCGTTGCCGATGCCGTAGAAGCGCGCGCCCCCGATGGGCGAATAGCCGAAGGGCGTCAGCTGGGCCAGCCAGGCCCCGGCCAGGGCGTCGGCCACCGTCACCACCGCCGTCCAGAACCCTACGGCGCCGAAGGCCCCCAGGGTCGACCCCGCCAGGCGCCGGGCCAGGGCCGCCAGGGCGACGGCCAGGAGCGCCGCCAGCAACACCGACGGCGTCCCGGACCACCAGTTCCACCCCGGTCCGGCAGGCCAGGCCGGCAACAGGAGGTTGGCCAGGGGGAAGGCGGCCAGGGCCAGCAGGGGCTGCCCCCAGCGGCCCAGCCGGCGGCTGCGGCGCCACAGGCCGAACAGCGGACCGGCCGTCAACACCAGGCCCGCTCCCACGAAGAGGCGGATGAAGGCAGCTCGCCGCTGGTAGTTGGCCACCAGGCCGGCATCGAGCCGGTGGAGGCCGGCCAGCACCTCGGCCCCCGGCGGCCCTTCGCCGGGCACCACCAGCCAGGGCCGCCCCACCCAGGCGGGGTGGGGCGGCGCCCCCAGGTGGGCCGCGATCATGGGCGCCAGGTCGGTGTTGGCCACCACGCCGGCCCGGCGCGTGGACGGGCTGGCCAGCAGGCCGGAGCCCGCTCCCCAGGTGACGACGGGCATCAGGGTCTTGCCCGTGGCCCGGGCCTCGCTGCTGGGGGCCGGGTTCAGCAGGATCAGCCGGTCTTCGGGGCCCAGGCCCGCTCGCATGACCGCCAGGACCTGTCCCAGCCGGCGGGCCGCCTCCCACCGGGCCGTTTCCAGGGTGCCGGCGGGCAGGAGCGGCGCCAGATCCTCAAGCCGGGCCAGGTCCCCTTCCTCCACCACCACCAGGGCGGCCTGCCGGCGCGCCAGCGCCCAGGCGTCCAGAACCGTGTCCCACCGGGTCCGCCAGCCGCCAGGGAAGGAAGGATCGGGTTCGAGGGCGCGGCCGTCGACCAGGCCGAGGTCGACCCAGCCGCGGCCGTCGGCGGCCAGCAGCGCGGCGCCGGGGCGGGCCGAGGCCCAGGGACCCGAGGGCAGGTCGGCGTTGCCCAGGGCGGCCACCTTCAGGCCCGCTGCGTGCAGGGCGGCGGCCAGGGACCCCAGGGGCACGGGATGATTCAGATCCTGGTTGGCGCGCTGCAAAGCGTGCCAGCCCCAGTGCACCACAGGCGGCAGCCCGGGAAGGCCCGTGCTCGCCGCCGCCCCGCCCGCGGCCCCGTCGCCTGCGGCCTCCATCCCGGTCTCCGGCCCACCGGCCGCCTGCGCTCCGGCGTTCCTTTCCGGCGAGCCACGAACCCCCTTCGCCCCGGCGGCAGGGGCCGGGCTGCCGGCCAGGGCGGGTTCCGCCCCGAGCGGCGCGCCCCCGGGCCATGACGCCGGTGCCACAGGCGGCGTGCCGGAGGGGCCGGGCCACCAGCGGTCGAACAGGCTGGCGGCCGTCCCCGGCGCCAGCACCTGGTCGCCAGGGAGCACCCAGCCGGCCGTGGGGCCGCTGACGGCCCGCGCTCCGGCCCCCAGCGTCAGGTACGCCGCCTCGCGCCCGTAATAACCTCCGGTGTGGGCTGTCATGAGGCCTGCGGCGGCCCCCTGGAGCAGGCTCTGCCACGTGGGGTCGGTGGCCGCCAGGCGGTGGAGCAGGGCCAGGTCGAGGCCGGGGGCCGTCACCAGGGTCACCATGCGGTGCTGCGTACCCTGGCCGGGCGGCGCGGCGGGCGCGACCCACGGACGGCCTTCATCCAGGACCAGCCTCCCGGCTCCCCCCAGGGTGCCGTCCAGCTGGCGGGCGGTCAGCCCCGTTCCCACAGCCAGCAGCCCCGCCACCAGGAGAACGGCCGCCACCCGCCGGGCGGCCGGCGGGGTGCGCGGGTCGCCGGCCCCCGTCCACGACCGGGGCCCGGCGGTCGCGCGGCCGGGGGCACCCGCGGGGGACGGGCCGGGGCCGGAGGGGGAACCCGGCGCGGCTCCTTGCCAGGAACCGGCACCTGAACCTGTGCGGGCGGAAGGAGCCACGGTTACCGCCTCTCCTCCGCCGGATGGAGCCGGCCGGTGCGGCGGGCCGCGGCCGGCGGGGTTGCCAGCTGCCCGTACAGCTGCAGGTGCTGCCGGGCAACCTGCGCTGCGTCAGGCCAGCGGCTCGCCCTGGCGGCCGCCGCCCGCGCCAGGCGCTGCCGCGCCGACTCGTCGCGCAGGAGGCCGAACAGGGCCCGGGCCAGGACCACGGGATCGCCGGCGGGTACCAGGCGGCCGTCGATGCCGTCGCGGACGAGATCCTCCAGGCCGCCGGTCCGGCTGGCGACCACCGGGCACGCCGCCGCCATGGCTTCCGCCACCGCCAGGCCGTACGCCTCCTGGCGGGACGGCTGGACGTAGACGTCCACGGCCCGCAGCCAGCGGGCCGCCTCCTGGCGGTAGCCGGCCCAGCGCACCCAGGCGCCGATGCCCAGGCGCCCGGCCAGCCGGCGCAGGGCCGGTTCATCAGGCCCCGCACCGATGACCACGCAGGTCACGGGCAACCCGTGGCGGTGGACCAGGGCCACGGCGCGCAGCAGCACGTCGACGCCCTTTTCCCGGCTGAGGCGCGCGATGGTGCCCACCACCGGGCCCACGTCGGGCAAGGCCAGCTCCCGGCGGGCCCGCTGGCGCGGCAGGAGCGCCGCCCCACCGCGCGGCAGGGGCGGGACCAGGACGTGAACCTGGGCCGGCTGGCCGGGGGCCGCGGCCGGAACGATCCCCGCCACGGCGGCCCAGGTGGCCAGCGCCCGGGAGACGGCCACCACGGCCCGGCAGCGGCGCGCCACCCAGCGGGCCACCTGCCGCTGCCACCAGCCGGTGGGAAAGGTATGGAGGGTCATGACCAGCGGAACCCGGGGGCA
This is a stretch of genomic DNA from Thermaerobacter sp. PB12/4term. It encodes these proteins:
- a CDS encoding glycosyltransferase, giving the protein MHQPPFPDEPSPPSGGTIWWLAGPAAGGVGTYVEAVGRQLVAAGASCRLITVPAGGSTAWGALRALGAQLRHQAGSPRLIHAHGLKAALAASLACPRVPLVMTLHTFPTGWWQRQVARWVARRCRAVVAVSRALATWAAVAGIVPAAAPGQPAQVHVLVPPLPRGGAALLPRQRARRELALPDVGPVVGTIARLSREKGVDVLLRAVALVHRHGLPVTCVVIGAGPDEPALRRLAGRLGIGAWVRWAGYRQEAARWLRAVDVYVQPSRQEAYGLAVAEAMAAACPVVASRTGGLEDLVRDGIDGRLVPAGDPVVLARALFGLLRDESARQRLARAAAARASRWPDAAQVARQHLQLYGQLATPPAAARRTGRLHPAEERR